The Argopecten irradians isolate NY chromosome 6, Ai_NY, whole genome shotgun sequence genome has a window encoding:
- the LOC138325962 gene encoding integumentary mucin C.1-like, protein MGEQYNLEAGQLFTSCSKTSINCLIAVLVLAGLGISIGMIAFLATTSSETQSQTGIYNNAPVYVPAVSQISTTTDSPTTTTKASSEADETTTTTAEATTTHLLVATTSMSTATIHTSTDAPIMTTKGSDETTTAKPTTTSSLSSSTTTKLPVVTTTTKDTSKLFTSTNSPQMTTTQQQSNETTTLTTKATITTHLPDVIATESGMTTENSTSVEKSSTMHFSTQTTTKDSNTTQLSSSSTTHKPWTTTGENLTQYSPDETTTNPTGENSTQYSPDETTTNPTGENSTKYSPDETTTNPETTQTPVMTTTN, encoded by the exons ATGGGCGAACAATACAATCTGGAGGCTGGACAGCTTTTTACAT CATGCAGTAAGACCTCCATCAACTGTCTGATAGCTGTGCTTGTATTAGCAGGTCTAGGAATATCTATTGGAATGATTGCCTTTCTAGCCA CTACAAGTTCTGAAACACAAAGTCAGACTGGCATTT ATAATAACGCGCCTGTATATGTCCCTGCTGTATCACAAATCTCCACCACAACGGATTcgccaacaacaacaacaaaggcGTCGTCAGAAGCAgatgaaacaacaacaacaacagcagaaGCAACAACAACACATCTACTAGTTGCAACAACTTCTATGAGTACAGCAACAATACATACCTCCACGGATGCACCCATAATGACAACAAAAGGATCCGACGAAACAACTACAgcaaaaccaacaacaacatcatcattatcatcttcAACAACTACAAAGCTGCCAGTTGTGACGACAACTACTAAGGACACATCGAAACTATTTACCTCGACAAACTCGCCTCAAATGACAACGACACAGCAACAGTCAAATGAAACAACAACATTAACAACAAAAGCAACAATAACAACACACCTACCTGATGTGATAGCTACTGAGAGTGGTATGACAACCGAAAATTCCACAAGTGTTGAGAAGTCTAGTACAATGCACTTTTCTACACAGACAACAACCAAAGACAGTAACACAACGCAGTTGTCCTCATCATCAACCACACACAAGCCGTGGACAACGACAGGCGAGAATTTAACTCAATATTCACCAGACGAGACAACAACAAATCCGACAGGCGAGAATTCAACTCAATATTCACCAGACGAGACAACAACAAATCCGACAGGCGAGAATTCAACTAAATATTCACCAGACGAGACAACAACAAATCCGGAAACCACACAAACACCGGTTATGACAACGACCAACTGA